DNA from Acetobacter aceti NBRC 14818:
CATTGATCCGGTCGCCATTCTGCGTGCGGGCCTGACGGATCTGTCGCGCGGCAAGGGACGGCGACCGCTCGGGGCTTCGACCATCACCCAGCAGGTCGCCCGAATCATGCTACTGGGCTCGAACGCCCTGTCCATGGAACGCAAGGCCAAGGAGGCCCTGCTGGCTCTGCGCGTGGAGCAGGTGCTGCCCAAAGAGAAAATTCTCGAAATCTATCTCAATGAAATCTATCTCGGTGACGGCGCTTACGGTATTGGCGCGGCGTCGCAGGCCTATTTCAACAAGCCGCTTGATCAGCTTGATGATTCCGAGGCTGCCTTTCTCGCGGCGCTTCCAAAATCTCCGACCAACTACAATCCTTACCGTTTCCCGGATGCAGCGCGTAACCGCCGTAACTGGATTCTGGATCGTATGCAGGAACTGGGCTGGCTTGACGCGCAGTCTGCTGAAGCGGCCCGACAGGAAGCGCTCGCTACGAAAAGTTTTCGACGCCCTGGACCGGCTCCCGGTTCGGAGTGGTTCAGCGAGGAAGTGCGTCGTGAGCTGATCGAGAAATACGGCGTTCAGCAGACCATGCAGGGTGGTCTGGACGTGCATACAAGTTTCGATCCCGCCTTGCAGACCTCCGTCACGGCGGCGCTGCGGGACGGGCTCATGACCTACGACCGCTCGCACGGTGGCTGGCGTGGTGCCGTGGGGCATCTTGATGCTGTCACGCGCAGCACGGCTCTGGACGAAGCGACATGGAGCGCCGCACTGGCTGCTGCGCCGCATCCAAGCGGCATGTTGGATCGCTGGCGTCTGGCGGTCGTGCTGGATCCAGGAAACGGCAGCGTTGGCTGGCTTGAGAGCGGCACGCCTCATCGTGCTGCGTTACTGGCGAAAGATCTGGGTTGGATGCGGGTTTATCGGGCGCTGCGTCCCGGCGATCTGCTGATGGTCGAGCCACAGGCCGAGGGGGGGCGTGTAGCGATCCGTCAGATCCCGCGTGTCGAAGGCGCGGTCGTGACGATGGATGTTCACACGGGACGCGTGCTGGCCATGTCGGGTGGCTGGTCGTTTGAATCGTCTCAGTTCAACCGGGCCTCGCAGGCGATGCGTCAGCCGGGATCGTCCTTCAAGCCGTTCGTCTATCTGACAGCGATGGAGCAGGGGATTTCCCCGTCCCAGAAGTTCGATGATTCCGCCGTTTCCTACGGAAGCTGGCATCCCAACAACTATGAAAAGGATTTCTGGGGCGCGACGACACTGCATGACGCCCTGAGAGAGTCCCGTAACCTCGTCACCATCCGTCTCGCCGCGCATATCGGTATCAAGAGCGTCGCCAAGATCGCCGAGGATATCGGTCTGGTGCAGAACATGCCGCATGTGCTGCCGGCAGCTCTGGGTGCTGTGGAAACAACGGTGCTGAGGGAAGCCGGAGCCTATGCTTCCATCGCCAATGGCGGGCGCAAGGTGACGCCGACGCTGATCGACGATGTGCAGGACCGGAACGGCCATATCCTCTGGCGTCCGGAGGGTTTAGCCCTGTCGTCTGCGGCTCAGCCGCAGGGAGCTGCTCCCGTTGGAGATGAACCCAATGCCGTGTTCCCCGTTGCTGGACAGGGCGATGATGCTTCCGGGCGTCCAGCAGCGTCGCCAACATCTACCGGGACGGTCGCTTCGGACGCGGTTCAGTCGGATGTGCCTGTTCTGACGGATACACGTCCGGCTGTGAGCAGTGAGGCCAGCGCGTTCCAGATCACCACGATGATGCAGGATGTCATCAAACGCGGCACCGGTGTGCAGGCGGGTAAGGAGATCGACAACCCGATCGCGGGCAAGACCGGCACCAGTCAGGACTTCAATGACGCCTGGTTCGCGGGATATTCCGCCGATCTGGTTACGGTTGTCTGGATCGGCTTCGATCAGCCGCAGTCGCTTGGCAAGAATGAAACCGGCGGCACCATCGCAGGACCGATCTGGAACCGGATCATGAAGGTGGCGCTGGAAGGCCGACCCAAGCTTGATTTTCCTGTGCCTGAGGGCGTGACGCTAGTGCGTTATGACACCGGGCGCGGCGTGACGGTTGATGCGTTCAAGAACGATCAGGTGCCGGGTGATAGTTCCAGCTTTGCTGCCGGTAGCCCTGGAACGGGAGAGCTGACGGCTGCGGATACGGGTGCGGAAAACCTGCCTGATTCCGAAAGTGATATGTCGTCTGGTGGCGCTTCCGAAAGCAGCGCGCCCAGCAGTAGTGGTAGTGGGACAAATTCTGCGGCAACACCTGCACCAGCGCAGCAGCCGTCGGGTGGCGATATCGGCATGGGCGGGCTTTATTGAGGAGCAGAAGGAGAGGTTGGTCTCAGTATCCATGTCGTGATGTAATCAGGATCAGTTACGATTTCCCCTGTCTGTCTCAGTCGGTATTCTCCCGGTTCGGCGGGATGAATCGACTGCATATCCGGGGGGGGAGATTGTAGGTGTTTCCTTTCCGTGAGCCTTCGAGGCGGAGTGTAATGCCTCTTTCCGGGTCGCAGTGTGTGACGACACCGAAAAACTGTTCGTATGAGCAGCTGTCTCCCACCTCGCGGGTCAGGCCGATCAGCAAGGTGCAGCCGATAAGGTTTTTTGCAAGGGTTTCGTCCCAGAGGTGCATGCAGGCGACCTTTTTCTGTCGATCGGATGAAGTGCCGTTATTTTTTATTGTTCAGGTTGAAGCAAATTTAATGGGCTCTGTTTCCTCCTCGTTTTCTTTGTGAGGGATGACAGCCGCGCCGCCTGCCTGTATTCAGCGCCGTTCAGATAACCCCGAAAGACGGAGTCACGGTCGCCATGTCCGCCGAGACAGAAGCGCTCAACGAGCAGATCAAGCAGTCGGTTGCGCTGCTGAGGAGGCATCTTTGACTGGGATGTCGCCCAGGGCAGACTTGCCGAACTGAACAACCGGGCCGAAGACCCGGATCTCTGGAATGATGCCGAGGCCGCGCAGAAGATGATGCGCGAACGTACGCTTCTGGCCAACCAGATCGAGGGCGTGCAGAACCTCGAAAATGAGGTCGAGGATACGCTCGAACTCATCAGCATGGCCGAGGAAGAAGGCGACGCGGATATGGTCGCCGACGGCATGAAGACGCTCAACCGTCTGGCCGAAGAAGCCAAACGTCGGGAGACAGAAAGCCTTCTGTCGGGTGAAGCCGATTCGAACGACTGCTATCTTGAGGTGAACGCAGGTGCTGGCGGTACGGAGGCTCAGGACTGGGCCGAGATGCTGCTGCGGATGTACAGCCGCTGGGCTGAAGCGCATGGTTACAAGCTGACCATGATCGAAAGCTCGGAGGGCGAGCAGGCGGGGCTGAAATCGGCGACGATTCAGGTTTCCGGCCCGAATGCTTATGGCTGGCTGAAGACGGAAGCGGGCGTGCATCGTCTCGTGCGGATTTCGCCGTTCGATGCTGCGGCGCGTCGTCAGACGTCCTTTGCGTCGGTCTGGGTCTTCCCTGTGGTCGATGACACGATCGAGATTGAAATCAATGAAGCCGACCTGAAGGTCGATACATTCCGTGCTTCCGGCGCGGGTGGACAGCACGTCAACAAGACTGAGTCCGCTATCCGTATCACGCACGTTCCGACCGGCATCATCGTGGCGTGTCAGACGGACCGTTCCCAGCATCGCAACCGTGCGACGGCCATGGGGATGCTGAAGGCCCGTATGTACGAGGCTGAACTCCAGAGGCGGGAAGCTGCCGCTGCCCAGACGGAAGCGGCCAAGACGGATATCGGCTGGGGACACCAGATCCGTTCCTACGTTCTGGCCCCTTATCAGATGGTGAAAGACCTTCGGACGAACGTTGAGAAGGGCAATCCGGACGCTGTTCTTGACGGCGATCTGGATGATTTCATGGCGGCATCCCTTGCCGCACGTGTTGGAGCGACACGCTCTGAAGCCAGCGCTTCCGCGCAATAGGTGAGTACGGGGGCGGCCATATGAGTCGAAACCTGTAACGCCTGAATCGTAAAATTAAATTTAGATTAGCCTCTATCTCATGTGAGACAGGGGCTTTTTTTGTATTCCATAATTTTTATCGGACGGTCAGCTTCACTGCCTTCATGAGATGGGTGTCATAAAGGCGTTGCTCCAGCGTCTTGATAAGGCGATATAAAGATAATCTATGACGTTATATTTTTGGATGAATTCGGCAAGGTTACGTATTGCCGCCGAAAAGCTCTTTCGATTAATATATCGAAATCGAAACATTTAGGATTCTGTATTGTGCAGGATAAATGCATGGGAAATGATTTGTGTAAGGAGAGGTTTGGCATCTTGACTTCTGCCCCCGTCGATAGCCCAATCACGGTAATGCAGGTGCCTCGCAGATGCGCTCCCCTGTCTTTCGCCAGAAAGCGAAGGCAGGTCGGGTTGTTGTCTGTTGTCGCAGGAATGCATCAAGGTCGAGCCGTCTGACATCAGACCAGGGAGAGTTTCGAGTATGCTGGACTACGCGCAACAGCGACGTGACCCGACATTAAAGATTGCTGGCGTCTCAGGTGTCGCTGTGGTGTGCGGGATTCTTGGCGTGGTCTATTTTACCTGGAAAGATAAGGTGTCGGTGCCTGTCATACAGCCACCGCTCAAGGCGACTGTCATTCCGGAGGTAAAACCACCCCCACCGCCACCACCCCCACCACCACCGCCGCAGATGACCTCGCCGCCTCCACCATATGTGCCGCCCCCAAAGATCAAGGTGCAGCCGCCACCGCGTCCGGTAGTGCGTCATGTGACGCACACGCCGCCGCCCAAGCCCATGCCGCCGGCTAAGGTCACGCCGACAACCCCGGTGCAGGCTCCTGTCGGTCCTCCGGTTCCGGACCATCTGGCTGGTTCCACGCCGTTGAACCATGTGGAGCTGCATTATCCTGATGAGGCGCAGGATGAAGGGCGGGAAGGGCATGTCACACTTGTCTGTGACGTGGAGCCGACGGGAATGACCGATAACTGTACTGTAACAAGCGTCAAAGGCGGTCAGGACTTCGCTGCCGCAGCGCTGCAGTATGTTCGTAAATCCCGTTATCAGCCAGCTACCGCCAATGGTGTTCCGGTCAAGGAATTCCATCACACCTATACGATTACTTTCAGCCTGAGTGATAACTGACCGTATTTGAAACTGTGGCTGTTCGATAATGCTATGGTTCTACCAGATGAGGACACTGACTCGATGATCCGACTGCTACGCCGCCTGCCTTATTCCGCGCTGGCCATCCCGTCTCTGGCTGTTCTTCTGAGCACTGCGGCTCCAGTGGTGGCGCTTGCTCAGGATGCGGCTGCTCCTGCCGCATCGGCTCCTGCTCCGGATGCTGCTCCCCCGGCTGCTCCTGCAGCCGAGGCTCCTGCTCCTGCCGCTGCTCCGGCAGACGCACCTGCGCCTGCAGCTCCTTCCGAGGCTTCGGACGCACCGGCCGCTCATGCTGCTCCGGCGACGGCTGTTGAAAATCCGTATGGACTGGGTGCTCTGTGGGGTAATGGGGATATCGTGGCACGCACCGTGCTGGTCATCCTCGTGGTGATGTCGCTCGGTACATGGTACATCATGATCACCAAGTTCCTTGAGCAGGCCAAGCTTTTTGCGGCTGACCGCGATGCGACAAAGCATTTCTGGACCAAGCCCTCCCTTCAGGAAGGTGCGACTGCCCTGAAAGCGACTTCGCCTTTCCGCTACATTGCAGATACCGGTATTGTTGCTGCTGAGCATCACGAAGGCACGATGCAGGAGTCCATCGATCTGACCGACTGGACCTCTTCCCAGATCCACCGTGCGGTTGATTCCGTGCAGAGCGATCTTCAGAGCGGTCTGGCCTTCCTCGGCACAGTTGGTTCAACATCTCCGTTCGTCGGACTGTTCGGAACGGTCTGGGGTATCTATCACGCCCTGACAGCCATCGGCATCGCCGGTCAGGCTTCCATCGACAAGGTTGCTGGTCCGGTGGGTGAATCCCTGATCATGACGGCAATCGGTCTCGGCACCGCTGTTCCTGCCGTGCTCGGCTACAACCTGCTTGTCCGCCGTAACAAGACTGCCATGGAGAGTATCCGCAACTTTGCTGCTGATCTTCAGTCCATCATGATCGGTGGTTTCCGTCATGGCACTGTCCGTCCGGGCAGCAAGACCTCTTCCACTCCTGCTCAAGGTGCCTGATCATGGGGATGTCTGTAGGCGGAGGCGATGACGAGGACACCGTCCTCTCTGATATCAACACGACACCTCTTGTAGATGTCATGCTTGTTCTTCTCATCATCTTCCTCATCACCATTCCTGTGGCGACACACTCGGTGAAGGTTGACCTGCCTAAAGACGTCAATCAGCCAAGCAAGATCATGCCTGACAACATCACTCTGGCGGTTACGCCGGACGGTCAGGCCTGGTGGGATCAGAGCCCCATCCGTGATCATGCGGACCTGATGGCGAGGCTGGAAAAGGTTGCGGCAAAAAAGCCGCAGCCGCAGATCATGATCCGTGGTGACGCCAATGCCCGCTATGAGGCTGTCGGCAAGCTGGTAGCTGCCTGTCAGGAAGCGGGCGTGATGCGGGTCGATTTCATTATCGAGGCGCCTCATAACTGAGGCGTCCCCTGAAATGGCCTGTACGTGTCAGGTGTGAATATCGTTTGTTACCAATAAACTGCA
Protein-coding regions in this window:
- a CDS encoding penicillin-binding protein 1A; amino-acid sequence: MISRPLFSQSIFRNQALAGFPQYSTGWGRVPGGSIAWSWGALVVQATGLSGDRNGGDLRVSSDDRLEGGHGGGGSDGDGSGGDGGSKPPFWGGPPRRPRFRMWRKLLGTTVAVLLLGTATAGVVVWYKYAGLVSDLPTVEGLRSYQPPVMSRLYSGDDRLIAELAAERRVFVPYSAIPDRVKNAFLAAEDQKFWSHKGIDPVAILRAGLTDLSRGKGRRPLGASTITQQVARIMLLGSNALSMERKAKEALLALRVEQVLPKEKILEIYLNEIYLGDGAYGIGAASQAYFNKPLDQLDDSEAAFLAALPKSPTNYNPYRFPDAARNRRNWILDRMQELGWLDAQSAEAARQEALATKSFRRPGPAPGSEWFSEEVRRELIEKYGVQQTMQGGLDVHTSFDPALQTSVTAALRDGLMTYDRSHGGWRGAVGHLDAVTRSTALDEATWSAALAAAPHPSGMLDRWRLAVVLDPGNGSVGWLESGTPHRAALLAKDLGWMRVYRALRPGDLLMVEPQAEGGRVAIRQIPRVEGAVVTMDVHTGRVLAMSGGWSFESSQFNRASQAMRQPGSSFKPFVYLTAMEQGISPSQKFDDSAVSYGSWHPNNYEKDFWGATTLHDALRESRNLVTIRLAAHIGIKSVAKIAEDIGLVQNMPHVLPAALGAVETTVLREAGAYASIANGGRKVTPTLIDDVQDRNGHILWRPEGLALSSAAQPQGAAPVGDEPNAVFPVAGQGDDASGRPAASPTSTGTVASDAVQSDVPVLTDTRPAVSSEASAFQITTMMQDVIKRGTGVQAGKEIDNPIAGKTGTSQDFNDAWFAGYSADLVTVVWIGFDQPQSLGKNETGGTIAGPIWNRIMKVALEGRPKLDFPVPEGVTLVRYDTGRGVTVDAFKNDQVPGDSSSFAAGSPGTGELTAADTGAENLPDSESDMSSGGASESSAPSSSGSGTNSAATPAPAQQPSGGDIGMGGLY
- the prfB gene encoding peptide chain release factor 2 (programmed frameshift), whose amino-acid sequence is MSAETEALNEQIKQSVALLRRHLDWDVAQGRLAELNNRAEDPDLWNDAEAAQKMMRERTLLANQIEGVQNLENEVEDTLELISMAEEEGDADMVADGMKTLNRLAEEAKRRETESLLSGEADSNDCYLEVNAGAGGTEAQDWAEMLLRMYSRWAEAHGYKLTMIESSEGEQAGLKSATIQVSGPNAYGWLKTEAGVHRLVRISPFDAAARRQTSFASVWVFPVVDDTIEIEINEADLKVDTFRASGAGGQHVNKTESAIRITHVPTGIIVACQTDRSQHRNRATAMGMLKARMYEAELQRREAAAAQTEAAKTDIGWGHQIRSYVLAPYQMVKDLRTNVEKGNPDAVLDGDLDDFMAASLAARVGATRSEASASAQ
- a CDS encoding energy transducer TonB, whose amino-acid sequence is MLDYAQQRRDPTLKIAGVSGVAVVCGILGVVYFTWKDKVSVPVIQPPLKATVIPEVKPPPPPPPPPPPPQMTSPPPPYVPPPKIKVQPPPRPVVRHVTHTPPPKPMPPAKVTPTTPVQAPVGPPVPDHLAGSTPLNHVELHYPDEAQDEGREGHVTLVCDVEPTGMTDNCTVTSVKGGQDFAAAALQYVRKSRYQPATANGVPVKEFHHTYTITFSLSDN
- a CDS encoding MotA/TolQ/ExbB proton channel family protein — translated: MIRLLRRLPYSALAIPSLAVLLSTAAPVVALAQDAAAPAASAPAPDAAPPAAPAAEAPAPAAAPADAPAPAAPSEASDAPAAHAAPATAVENPYGLGALWGNGDIVARTVLVILVVMSLGTWYIMITKFLEQAKLFAADRDATKHFWTKPSLQEGATALKATSPFRYIADTGIVAAEHHEGTMQESIDLTDWTSSQIHRAVDSVQSDLQSGLAFLGTVGSTSPFVGLFGTVWGIYHALTAIGIAGQASIDKVAGPVGESLIMTAIGLGTAVPAVLGYNLLVRRNKTAMESIRNFAADLQSIMIGGFRHGTVRPGSKTSSTPAQGA
- a CDS encoding ExbD/TolR family protein, yielding MGMSVGGGDDEDTVLSDINTTPLVDVMLVLLIIFLITIPVATHSVKVDLPKDVNQPSKIMPDNITLAVTPDGQAWWDQSPIRDHADLMARLEKVAAKKPQPQIMIRGDANARYEAVGKLVAACQEAGVMRVDFIIEAPHN